The Collibacillus ludicampi region AGAGCATGCGGAAGCTCTTGCGCAACTGGATACTCTTGACAATGGAAAGCCCATCCGCGAGACCCGCAATGCCGATGTTCCGCTCTCGATCGATCATTTTCGCTATTATGCCGGATGGGCGACCAAGGTTCACGGTGAAGTGATTGACAATTCGGTTGGCAGTCATATGTTCACGTATACCCGACGTGAGCCCGTTGGCGTGGTAGGGCAAATTATCCCATGGAACTTCCCGCTGTTAATGGCCGCATGGAAGCTCGGGGCTGCCTTGGCGACCGGTAACGTCGTTATTATGAAAACAGCGGAGCAGACTCCTCTATCCGCTCTCTATTTAGCGCAATTAATCCAAGAAGCGGGGTTTCCGGAAGGTGTAGTCAACATTTTATCGGGTTTTGGTCCGACGGCGGGAGCTGCGATTGTTCAACATCCGCGAATCCGTAAAGTTGCATTCACTGGATCCACAGAGGTTGGAAAGTTGATCATGCAACAAGCGGCAGGCAACTTAAAGCGGGTTTCCTTGGAATTAGGTGGAAAATCGCCGAATATCATATTCCCGGATGCGGATTTCTCGAAAGCGATTCCGGGAGCTTTGATGGGGATCTTCTTTAACCAAGGCCAGGTATGCTGTGCAGGTTCGCGTCTGTTCGTCCACAAGAAAGTTTTTGATAACGTGCTATCCGATATGAGCAGTTTTGCTTCGAAAATCAAACAGGGACCCGGATTGGATGAATCAACTGAGATTGGTCCTCTGGTTTCGGATGAACAATTCAATCGGGTATCTTACTTCCTTAATAAAGGAAAAGAGGAAGGTGCCACTCCGATTATCGGAGGTCAACCGCTCGACAGACCCGGATACTTTGTGCCACCAACGATCTTCACGGATGTTCGGGATGATATGACCATTGTAAAAGAGGAAATTTTTGGGCCGGTCGTTGC contains the following coding sequences:
- a CDS encoding aldehyde dehydrogenase family protein, whose protein sequence is MTTTTAVAIDPRVHDFLQGGPKKLFIGGEFVESLSGKTFETINPATGEVLAQVYEADKPDVDRAVEAAERALAGPWSKLTPSERGKLIWKLADLMEEHAEALAQLDTLDNGKPIRETRNADVPLSIDHFRYYAGWATKVHGEVIDNSVGSHMFTYTRREPVGVVGQIIPWNFPLLMAAWKLGAALATGNVVIMKTAEQTPLSALYLAQLIQEAGFPEGVVNILSGFGPTAGAAIVQHPRIRKVAFTGSTEVGKLIMQQAAGNLKRVSLELGGKSPNIIFPDADFSKAIPGALMGIFFNQGQVCCAGSRLFVHKKVFDNVLSDMSSFASKIKQGPGLDESTEIGPLVSDEQFNRVSYFLNKGKEEGATPIIGGQPLDRPGYFVPPTIFTDVRDDMTIVKEEIFGPVVAALPFDDEEQIADVIRRANDSEYGLAAGVWTNDVRKAHRVAHALEVGTVWVNCYNAFDAAVPFGGYKQSGFGREMGSYALELYTQVKAIWMNLN